The following proteins are encoded in a genomic region of Natrinema sp. DC36:
- a CDS encoding beta-CASP ribonuclease aCPSF1 yields the protein MSTVEQQLDDLEAQITSELPSDISVSSVKYEGPELVVYTRDPKKFAQKGDLIRQLASKLRKRITVRPDPSVLSRPEQAREEIMNVVPEDAGVTDLDFHADTGEVVIEAEKPGMVIGRHGSTLREITKTVGWTPEVVRTPPIESSTVSNVRSFLKQERDERRDILEKVGRQIHREEMSDDEYVRITTLGCCREVGRASFILSTPETRILIDCGDKPGAEGEVPYLHAPEALGAGPQTIDAVVLTHAHLDHSALIPLLFKYGYDGPIYCTEPTRDLMGLLTLDYLDVAAKEGRSPPYESEQVREAIKHCIPLEYGDVTDIAPDVKLTFHNAGHILGSAVSHFHIGDGLYNVAFSGDIHYDDTRLFNGAVNDFPRVETLVLESTYGGRNDYQTDQKDSERNLIEVINEAHDRGGKVVIPAFAVGRSQEIMLVLEEAMRNGKIPEMPVHLDGMIWEATAIHTTYPEYLRDDLRDRIFHEDENPFLAEEFNHIDAGEEERQEVADGEPCIILSTSGMVTGGPIMSWLGHIGPDPDSSLVFVGYQAQGTLGRRIQNGWDEIPTSEVGSMGGGDGRGTLSLNMDIETVDGFSGHADRAGLENFVKTMNPRPEKVLCVHGDERSTQDLSSALYHDYDMRTFAPKNLETFRFL from the coding sequence ATGAGCACTGTAGAGCAGCAACTCGACGATCTCGAAGCACAGATCACGAGCGAGTTACCGAGCGATATCTCGGTCTCCTCGGTGAAATACGAAGGCCCCGAACTGGTGGTCTACACGCGCGATCCGAAGAAGTTCGCCCAGAAGGGTGACCTCATTCGGCAACTCGCGAGCAAGCTACGCAAGCGGATCACCGTCCGGCCGGACCCCAGCGTTCTCTCGCGCCCCGAGCAGGCGCGCGAGGAGATCATGAACGTCGTCCCCGAGGACGCGGGGGTCACCGACCTGGACTTCCACGCCGACACCGGCGAAGTCGTCATCGAGGCCGAAAAGCCCGGTATGGTCATCGGCCGCCACGGGTCGACGCTCCGCGAAATAACGAAGACCGTCGGCTGGACGCCCGAAGTCGTCCGCACGCCGCCGATCGAATCGTCGACCGTCTCCAACGTCCGTAGTTTTCTCAAACAGGAGCGCGACGAGCGCCGCGATATTCTCGAGAAGGTCGGTCGACAGATCCACCGCGAGGAGATGTCCGACGACGAGTACGTCCGCATCACGACGCTGGGGTGCTGTCGCGAGGTCGGCCGCGCCTCGTTCATCCTCTCGACGCCGGAGACGCGGATCCTCATCGACTGCGGCGACAAACCCGGCGCGGAGGGCGAAGTGCCGTACCTCCACGCGCCCGAAGCGCTCGGCGCGGGTCCACAGACGATCGACGCGGTCGTCCTCACGCACGCCCACCTCGACCATTCCGCGCTGATTCCGCTGCTGTTCAAGTACGGCTACGACGGGCCGATCTACTGCACCGAGCCCACGCGGGATCTGATGGGGCTGCTGACGCTCGACTACCTCGACGTTGCAGCCAAGGAAGGCCGAAGCCCGCCCTACGAGAGCGAGCAGGTCCGCGAGGCGATCAAACACTGCATCCCCCTCGAGTACGGCGACGTCACCGACATCGCGCCGGACGTCAAACTCACCTTCCACAACGCCGGTCACATTCTCGGCTCGGCCGTCTCGCACTTCCACATCGGCGACGGCCTCTACAACGTCGCGTTCTCCGGCGACATTCACTACGACGACACTCGCCTGTTCAACGGCGCAGTCAACGACTTTCCGCGGGTCGAGACGCTCGTCCTCGAGTCGACCTACGGCGGTCGAAACGACTATCAGACCGACCAGAAGGACTCCGAGCGGAACCTGATAGAGGTCATCAACGAAGCCCACGACAGGGGCGGCAAGGTCGTTATACCCGCCTTCGCCGTCGGCCGGTCACAGGAGATCATGCTCGTCCTGGAAGAGGCGATGCGCAACGGGAAAATTCCCGAGATGCCGGTCCACCTCGACGGCATGATCTGGGAGGCGACGGCGATCCACACCACCTACCCCGAGTACCTCCGGGACGATCTGCGGGACCGCATCTTCCACGAGGACGAGAACCCGTTCCTCGCCGAGGAGTTCAACCACATCGACGCCGGCGAGGAGGAACGACAGGAGGTCGCCGACGGCGAGCCCTGTATCATCCTCTCGACCTCGGGGATGGTCACCGGCGGCCCGATCATGTCCTGGCTCGGCCACATCGGCCCCGATCCGGACTCGTCGCTCGTCTTCGTCGGCTACCAGGCCCAGGGGACCCTCGGTCGACGCATCCAGAACGGCTGGGACGAAATCCCGACGAGCGAGGTCGGCTCCATGGGTGGCGGCGACGGCCGCGGCACTCTCTCGCTGAACATGGATATCGAAACCGTCGACGGCTTCTCCGGCCACGCCGACCGCGCCGGCCTCGAGAACTTCGTCAAAACGATGAATCCACGCCCCGAGAAAGTGCTCTGCGTCCACGGCGACGAACGCTCCACGCAGGACCTCTCCTCGGCGCTCTACCACGACTACGACATGCGAACCTTCGCGCCGAAGAACCTCGAGACCTTCCGCTTCCTCTAA
- the bluB gene encoding 5,6-dimethylbenzimidazole synthase — protein MVAFTEAERDAVYKTIYARRDIRRFRDEPIPDEILERLIRAAHHAPSVGFSQPWDLVVVGDDGTKADIAEIAERAIAAAREGYEEPQKSEFAALKLEGIRESPINVCVTCDPTRGAPHVLGRSSMTQTDVYSTCLAVQNLWLAARAEGVGVGWVSVLYPYEVREALGIPPHVEPVAYLCLGYPEDGFPEEPVLQREGWRDRLEVEPLVHEERWDADESTETDGEAVGSPDSS, from the coding sequence ATGGTTGCATTCACGGAGGCGGAGCGGGATGCGGTGTACAAGACGATCTACGCCCGACGCGATATCCGGCGGTTTCGCGATGAACCGATTCCGGACGAGATCCTCGAGCGACTGATTCGGGCCGCACACCACGCCCCGAGCGTCGGCTTTTCGCAACCGTGGGATCTCGTCGTCGTCGGCGACGACGGGACGAAGGCCGACATCGCCGAAATCGCGGAGCGCGCCATCGCGGCCGCCCGTGAGGGCTACGAGGAGCCACAAAAAAGCGAGTTCGCCGCGCTGAAGCTCGAGGGGATCCGCGAGTCTCCGATCAACGTCTGCGTGACCTGCGATCCGACCCGCGGCGCGCCCCACGTTCTGGGCCGCAGTTCGATGACGCAGACCGACGTGTACTCGACCTGTCTCGCGGTGCAGAACCTCTGGCTGGCCGCTCGAGCGGAGGGCGTCGGCGTCGGCTGGGTGAGCGTCCTCTACCCGTACGAGGTCCGGGAGGCGCTCGGGATTCCACCGCACGTCGAGCCGGTCGCGTACCTCTGTCTGGGCTATCCCGAGGACGGCTTCCCCGAGGAGCCGGTCCTCCAGCGGGAGGGCTGGCGCGATCGACTCGAGGTAGAACCGCTCGTCCACGAGGAGCGATGGGACGCCGACGAGTCGACCGAGACCGACGGCGAAGCGGTCGGCTCGCCGGACAGCAGTTGA
- the nth gene encoding endonuclease III: MSDDPEPTVNISGGREGGGAAAEFDPATADTRAERVVDRLGERYWQKTYGGQDAFTCLVRTILSQNTSDKASQPAHDALLERYEGSASQRDADSSSGARRKRREGLDDANGEAVSGQLGAEDVDLAESLAGAEQSILAETISGAGLYNQKSETLIDTAAWVVETFGSAAEFDAFVKDEDPETVRETLLEVRGVGPKTADCVLLFAGGRGGVFPVDTHVHRIYRRIGIAPPDADHEGVRAVLERDVPAAKCGFGHTATIQFGREYCTARKPACLEDPDACPMADICDQVGVYPATGEVVDPADAPE, encoded by the coding sequence ATGAGCGACGATCCGGAGCCGACCGTGAACATCAGCGGCGGCAGGGAGGGTGGCGGCGCGGCCGCGGAGTTCGATCCCGCGACGGCAGACACGCGCGCGGAACGCGTCGTCGACCGGCTGGGCGAGCGCTACTGGCAGAAAACGTACGGTGGACAGGACGCATTCACCTGCCTCGTCCGGACAATTCTGAGTCAGAACACCAGCGACAAGGCGAGTCAGCCGGCCCACGACGCGCTACTCGAACGGTATGAGGGCAGTGCGTCGCAACGCGATGCAGACAGTTCGAGCGGTGCGAGGCGCAAACGACGTGAGGGGCTCGATGATGCGAACGGCGAAGCCGTGAGCGGGCAACTGGGAGCCGAGGATGTCGACCTCGCCGAATCGCTCGCGGGCGCCGAGCAGTCGATTCTCGCCGAAACGATCAGCGGTGCGGGGTTGTACAACCAGAAGTCCGAAACGCTCATCGACACCGCGGCGTGGGTCGTGGAGACGTTCGGCTCCGCAGCGGAATTCGATGCGTTCGTCAAGGACGAGGACCCCGAAACGGTGCGCGAGACGCTGCTCGAGGTCCGCGGCGTCGGCCCGAAGACCGCCGATTGCGTCCTGCTCTTCGCGGGCGGTCGCGGCGGCGTTTTTCCCGTCGACACGCATGTCCACCGGATCTATCGCCGCATAGGGATCGCCCCGCCGGACGCGGACCACGAGGGGGTTCGGGCCGTCCTCGAGCGCGACGTGCCCGCGGCGAAGTGCGGCTTCGGTCACACGGCGACGATCCAGTTCGGTCGCGAGTACTGCACAGCGCGGAAACCGGCCTGTCTCGAGGATCCCGACGCCTGTCCGATGGCCGATATCTGCGATCAGGTGGGAGTCTATCCCGCGACGGGCGAGGTCGTCGACCCGGCGGACGCACCCGAGTAA
- a CDS encoding DUF371 domain-containing protein codes for MDEVIHARGHENVSAEHASTFEVTTDDFLTAAGDCILAIEADRAPADFDPDFVAACRDADATITVTVEADGHADSVTGHGDPALEFTSERSAVGRTSDYVDDRTIVLGAEFAAEGFDRDLVAALADGAEATVTISVE; via the coding sequence ATGGACGAGGTAATCCACGCTCGCGGCCACGAGAACGTCAGCGCCGAGCACGCGAGCACCTTCGAAGTGACGACGGACGACTTTCTCACCGCTGCCGGCGACTGTATCCTCGCGATCGAGGCCGACCGCGCGCCGGCGGATTTCGATCCCGACTTCGTCGCGGCCTGCCGGGACGCCGATGCGACGATCACGGTCACCGTCGAGGCCGACGGCCACGCGGACTCCGTGACGGGACACGGCGATCCGGCCCTCGAGTTCACCAGCGAGCGCAGCGCGGTCGGCCGGACGAGCGACTACGTCGACGACCGAACGATTGTGCTCGGTGCCGAGTTCGCGGCCGAGGGATTCGACCGCGACCTCGTCGCCGCGCTGGCGGACGGGGCCGAGGCAACGGTGACGATCTCCGTCGAGTGA
- a CDS encoding alkaline phosphatase family protein translates to MGLFDRLRGDGDPRVAFIGVDGVPYSLLSENEELFPNFAAIAENGTAEEISSIVPPESSACWPSLTTGVNPGETGVYGFQDREVGTYDTYVPMGRDVQADRVWDRVQENGRKATVMNVPVTFPPQRDVQRMVSGFLSPGLDKAAYPDDVRDYLETLDYRIDVNPKLGHQDDKSEFIEDAHATVDAQYEAFQHYIEEDDWDLFFGVFMTTDRVNHFLFKDYERDGEYKDEFIEFYRKVDDYIGRLRDSLPEDVTLIVASDHGFTSLDYEVHFNEWLREEGWLSFGTDEPEELGDIADDAKAYSFIPGRFYINLEGREPRGSVPQDEYDAVRDELKADLEALEGPNGNKVVDRVVEKEEAFRGDHADIAPDLVAIPNNGFDLKSGFKGDSEIFTTGPRNGMHSFDDTSLYIDSPDATIEDADLFDITPTILDLMEIEYSRGDFDGTSLA, encoded by the coding sequence ATGGGTCTGTTCGACCGACTACGGGGCGACGGCGACCCCCGTGTCGCATTTATCGGGGTCGACGGCGTGCCGTATAGTCTCCTCTCGGAGAACGAGGAACTGTTCCCGAACTTCGCTGCGATCGCCGAGAACGGAACCGCCGAGGAGATCTCGAGCATCGTTCCGCCGGAATCCAGCGCCTGCTGGCCGTCGCTGACGACCGGCGTGAACCCAGGTGAGACGGGAGTGTACGGCTTTCAGGACCGCGAGGTCGGCACCTACGACACCTACGTCCCGATGGGCCGCGACGTCCAGGCCGACCGCGTCTGGGACCGCGTCCAGGAGAACGGCCGCAAGGCGACGGTGATGAACGTCCCCGTCACCTTCCCGCCTCAGCGCGACGTCCAGCGGATGGTCTCGGGTTTCCTCTCGCCCGGCCTCGACAAGGCGGCCTATCCCGACGACGTCCGCGACTACCTCGAGACGCTCGACTACCGGATCGACGTCAATCCGAAACTCGGCCATCAGGACGACAAATCCGAGTTCATCGAGGACGCCCACGCGACGGTCGACGCGCAGTACGAGGCCTTCCAGCACTATATCGAGGAGGACGACTGGGACCTGTTCTTCGGCGTCTTCATGACGACCGATCGGGTCAACCACTTCCTGTTCAAGGACTACGAGCGCGACGGCGAGTACAAGGACGAGTTTATCGAGTTCTACAGGAAGGTCGACGACTACATCGGCCGCCTGCGCGATTCGCTGCCGGAAGACGTCACCCTGATCGTCGCCTCCGATCACGGCTTTACCAGCCTCGACTACGAGGTCCACTTCAACGAGTGGCTCCGGGAGGAGGGCTGGCTCTCCTTTGGGACCGACGAGCCCGAAGAGCTGGGCGACATCGCCGACGACGCGAAAGCGTACTCGTTCATCCCGGGTCGGTTCTACATCAACCTCGAGGGCCGCGAACCCCGCGGCTCCGTCCCACAGGACGAGTACGACGCGGTCCGCGACGAGCTCAAAGCCGATCTCGAGGCGCTCGAGGGGCCAAACGGCAACAAGGTTGTCGACCGCGTCGTCGAGAAGGAGGAAGCCTTCCGCGGCGATCACGCCGACATCGCACCCGATCTAGTCGCGATTCCGAACAACGGCTTCGATCTCAAATCCGGCTTCAAGGGCGACTCCGAGATATTCACTACGGGGCCGCGCAACGGGATGCACAGCTTCGACGATACGTCGCTGTACATCGACAGCCCGGACGCGACGATCGAGGACGCCGATCTGTTCGACATCACGCCGACGATCCTCGATCTGATGGAAATCGAGTACAGTCGCGGTGATTTCGACGGCACGAGTCTCGCTTGA
- a CDS encoding inorganic diphosphatase, which produces MVNLWEDLETGPNPPEEIYAVVECLKGERNKYEYDKDVPGVVLDRVLHSNVHYPSDYGFIPQSYYDDEDPFDVLVLVEDATFPGCVIEARPVALMKMDDDGEQDDKVIAVPSEDPRYDHIQDLDDIPQQELDEIDEFFSTYKNLEEGKEVETQGWEDKQAAYDAIEHAQDLYDENF; this is translated from the coding sequence ATGGTCAACCTCTGGGAAGACCTCGAGACCGGACCGAATCCGCCAGAAGAGATCTACGCCGTCGTGGAGTGTCTCAAGGGCGAGCGAAACAAGTACGAGTACGACAAGGACGTTCCGGGCGTCGTCCTCGATCGCGTGCTGCACAGCAACGTCCACTATCCGAGCGACTACGGCTTCATCCCGCAGTCCTATTACGACGACGAGGACCCCTTCGACGTGCTCGTCCTCGTCGAAGACGCGACGTTCCCCGGGTGCGTTATCGAGGCCCGTCCCGTCGCGCTGATGAAGATGGACGATGACGGCGAGCAGGACGACAAGGTCATCGCCGTCCCGAGCGAGGACCCGCGCTACGACCACATCCAGGACCTCGACGACATCCCACAACAGGAACTCGACGAGATCGACGAGTTCTTCTCGACGTACAAGAACCTCGAGGAGGGCAAGGAAGTCGAGACGCAGGGCTGGGAGGACAAACAGGCGGCCTACGACGCGATCGAACACGCCCAGGATCTCTACGACGAGAACTTCTAG
- a CDS encoding PadR family transcriptional regulator: MSEAQSITGEQSIARELTAFQNNILVILAKEPMYGLAIKRELEDYYGTEVNHGRLYPNLDELVDLGLVEKSELDKRTNQYSLTDDGYDAVLDGIQWSLSKVVTGDDRADEIRDIVENSY; the protein is encoded by the coding sequence ATGTCAGAGGCACAATCAATCACCGGCGAACAGAGTATTGCACGCGAACTCACCGCCTTCCAGAACAACATCCTCGTCATCCTCGCCAAGGAGCCAATGTACGGTCTGGCGATCAAACGAGAGCTCGAGGACTACTACGGGACGGAAGTAAACCACGGGCGGCTCTACCCCAACCTCGACGAGCTCGTCGATCTGGGTCTGGTCGAGAAGAGCGAACTCGACAAGCGAACGAACCAGTACTCGCTGACCGACGACGGCTACGACGCCGTCCTCGACGGCATCCAGTGGTCCCTCTCGAAGGTCGTCACGGGCGACGACCGCGCCGACGAGATCCGCGACATCGTCGAGAACAGCTACTAG
- a CDS encoding rnhA operon protein, whose translation MTDSNAADADGAGDQQGGDGPDAPNDMELPREAVDEVERLTRLERTAVDENEIEAYESRRDELLDEHDFTSRIRDDDGDDVLVLHPEEWHEDGVIRTDRIEDIDRAVEIPLEGTENPDDWEAVDEHNRDLVAAVRADHGDVHGDNAAMLADFAGNHYAKPMDELTGDELAEFQSEYVVRNAWPTEKQQNVLAESIELVFETATEPVPKRQF comes from the coding sequence ATGACCGATTCGAACGCAGCCGACGCCGACGGTGCGGGCGACCAGCAGGGCGGAGACGGTCCCGATGCTCCGAACGACATGGAACTTCCCAGAGAGGCCGTCGACGAAGTCGAACGACTGACCCGCCTCGAGCGCACTGCGGTCGACGAAAACGAGATCGAGGCCTACGAGAGCCGACGCGACGAGCTTCTCGACGAACACGATTTCACGTCACGCATCCGTGACGATGACGGCGACGATGTCCTGGTACTCCATCCCGAGGAGTGGCACGAGGACGGCGTCATCCGAACCGATCGCATCGAGGACATCGACCGTGCGGTCGAGATTCCGCTCGAGGGAACCGAGAATCCGGACGACTGGGAGGCAGTCGACGAGCACAACCGCGACCTCGTCGCGGCGGTCAGAGCGGATCACGGCGACGTGCACGGCGACAACGCGGCGATGCTGGCCGATTTCGCGGGCAATCACTACGCGAAGCCGATGGATGAACTGACGGGCGACGAACTCGCGGAGTTTCAGTCAGAGTACGTCGTCAGGAACGCTTGGCCAACCGAAAAACAGCAAAATGTGTTGGCGGAGTCGATCGAACTCGTCTTCGAGACGGCAACCGAGCCGGTCCCGAAGCGCCAGTTCTAG
- the rnhA gene encoding ribonuclease HI, protein MPVIECDVEAARERLEEAGVAVDSGNTDHERWRASRGGATAVAYDDKVVIQGSDPRDIEALLRENGGRAHVYFDGGSRGNPGPAGIGWVIVTGDGIVAEDGETIGTATNNQAEYEALIAALEAARDYDYDEVHVRGDSELIVKQVRGEYDTNNPELREKRVTVHELLRSFDEWTLEYVPREANDRADGLVNEALDQA, encoded by the coding sequence ATGCCGGTCATCGAGTGCGACGTCGAGGCGGCCCGCGAACGACTCGAGGAGGCGGGCGTCGCCGTCGACTCGGGAAACACTGACCACGAGCGCTGGCGAGCGAGCCGCGGCGGTGCCACGGCCGTCGCCTACGACGACAAGGTCGTGATTCAGGGGTCGGACCCGCGAGATATCGAGGCGCTGCTCCGCGAGAACGGCGGGCGCGCTCACGTCTACTTCGACGGCGGCTCCCGTGGCAATCCCGGTCCCGCCGGAATCGGCTGGGTGATCGTCACCGGCGACGGAATCGTCGCCGAGGACGGCGAAACGATCGGGACGGCCACGAACAACCAGGCCGAGTACGAGGCGCTGATCGCGGCGCTCGAGGCCGCGCGCGACTACGACTACGACGAGGTTCACGTCCGCGGCGACTCCGAACTCATCGTCAAGCAGGTCCGCGGCGAGTACGACACCAACAACCCGGAACTCCGCGAGAAGCGCGTGACCGTCCACGAACTCCTCCGCTCGTTCGACGAGTGGACCCTCGAGTACGTCCCTCGAGAGGCCAACGACCGCGCGGACGGCCTCGTGAACGAGGCGCTGGATCAGGCCTAG
- a CDS encoding transcription initiation factor IIB, producing the protein MTRSTRQRERTRETDETEEQEGERACPECESDNLVKDSDRGELICEDCGLVVEEEQIDPGPEWRAFNHQERQEKSRVGAPTTQTMHDKGLTTTIDWKDKDAYGRSISSKKRSQMHRLRKWQERIRTKDAGERNLQFALSEIDRMASALGVPRSVREVASVIYRRALKEDLIRGRSIEGVATSALYAACRKEGIPRSLEEISEVSRVERKEIGRTYRYISQELGLEMRPVDPKKYVPRFCSELELSEEVQTKANEIIEKTAEEGLLSGKSPTGYAAAAIYAASLLCNEKKTQREVADVAQVTEVTIRNRYQEQIEAMGIHG; encoded by the coding sequence ATGACACGGTCCACCCGCCAGCGGGAGCGAACGCGCGAGACGGACGAGACCGAGGAACAAGAGGGGGAACGTGCCTGCCCCGAGTGTGAATCGGACAATCTCGTCAAGGACTCCGACCGGGGAGAGCTCATCTGCGAAGACTGTGGGCTCGTCGTGGAGGAGGAACAGATCGACCCAGGCCCGGAGTGGCGGGCGTTCAATCACCAGGAACGGCAGGAAAAGTCCCGCGTCGGTGCGCCGACGACCCAGACGATGCACGACAAGGGGCTGACGACGACGATCGACTGGAAAGATAAGGACGCCTACGGCCGCTCGATTTCTTCGAAAAAACGCAGCCAGATGCACCGGTTGCGCAAGTGGCAGGAACGCATTCGAACCAAAGACGCCGGCGAGCGGAACCTCCAGTTCGCGCTCAGCGAGATCGATCGGATGGCATCCGCGCTCGGCGTCCCGCGCTCGGTTCGGGAGGTCGCGTCGGTCATCTATCGGCGCGCGCTCAAAGAAGACCTCATCCGCGGACGATCGATCGAAGGGGTCGCGACGTCCGCGCTGTACGCCGCCTGTCGCAAGGAAGGGATCCCGCGAAGCCTCGAGGAGATCTCGGAAGTCTCGCGCGTCGAACGCAAAGAAATCGGTCGCACGTATCGATACATCTCGCAGGAACTCGGCCTCGAGATGCGTCCCGTCGACCCGAAAAAGTACGTCCCGCGCTTCTGTTCTGAACTCGAACTGTCCGAAGAGGTCCAGACCAAGGCCAACGAAATCATCGAGAAGACGGCCGAAGAAGGACTGCTCTCGGGCAAGTCACCGACGGGGTACGCCGCGGCCGCGATCTACGCCGCGTCCCTACTCTGCAACGAGAAGAAGACCCAACGCGAGGTCGCCGACGTCGCACAGGTGACCGAGGTGACGATCCGGAACCGCTATCAGGAGCAGATCGAAGCGATGGGCATTCACGGGTAG
- the gfcR gene encoding transcriptional regulator GfcR, whose protein sequence is MKNVDDLIESAAELAARGLSKGEIADELNVSRETASWLVERSGTTPQATEQPPQRTDETPGASGPQDIHVDWSAIGRDSKRMSAIASAMADMLAKHGEDVDLTIGIEKAGGPIATLVARELETDLGTYTPAKHQWEEGDIEELGGTFSRNFAGIRDRECYVVDDTITSGTTMRETIEAIRAEGGKPLACVVIADKQGLEELEGVPVYSLLQVISVGKDD, encoded by the coding sequence ATGAAAAACGTCGACGACTTAATCGAGAGCGCGGCCGAGCTCGCGGCCCGAGGTCTCTCGAAGGGCGAAATCGCGGACGAGCTGAACGTCTCCCGAGAGACCGCGAGCTGGCTCGTCGAGCGCAGCGGAACGACCCCACAGGCGACCGAACAACCGCCCCAGCGAACCGACGAAACCCCCGGTGCGAGCGGCCCACAGGACATCCACGTCGACTGGTCTGCGATCGGCCGGGACAGCAAACGGATGAGCGCCATCGCCTCCGCGATGGCCGACATGCTCGCCAAACACGGCGAAGACGTGGATCTGACGATCGGCATCGAGAAAGCCGGCGGCCCCATCGCGACGCTGGTCGCCCGCGAACTCGAGACGGACCTCGGAACCTACACCCCCGCGAAACACCAGTGGGAAGAAGGCGACATCGAGGAACTCGGCGGCACCTTCTCCAGGAATTTCGCCGGTATCCGCGATCGGGAATGTTACGTCGTCGACGATACCATTACCAGCGGCACCACCATGCGCGAGACGATCGAGGCGATCCGCGCCGAGGGCGGTAAACCGCTCGCCTGCGTCGTCATCGCGGACAAACAGGGCCTCGAGGAACTCGAGGGTGTTCCCGTCTACTCGCTCTTGCAGGTCATCAGCGTCGGCAAGGACGACTAG
- a CDS encoding glucose 1-dehydrogenase, producing the protein MKAIAVQPGAGIPAVVDRPVPEPAPGEALVRVCRVGVDGTDYEVIEGSHGGVPDGDDRLILGHEAVGVVEDANGTDLEEGQCVVPTVRRPPAGVETNDYFEAGEPDMAPDGEYVERGIVGAHGFMAEYVTSPADCLVPISAELAPWGFLVEPISITEKAIEHARATRSAFDWRPESALVLGTGSLGLLTAAMFAETLDYERVYCLGRNDRPHPTIDIVERLGATYIDSRETPVSEIAGAYEPMDIVYEATGYAKHAFESIDALAPNGVAALLGVPSDWSFEVDGGRLHRELVLHNKALVGSVNSNRRHFERAIETLSGLPDWVLESIVTGVYGLEAVDLAFPAATARVPAAGHASTVGEDDDTTIKTAVEFASI; encoded by the coding sequence ATGAAAGCCATCGCAGTCCAGCCCGGGGCGGGTATCCCGGCGGTCGTCGACCGACCCGTTCCGGAACCCGCTCCCGGCGAAGCGCTCGTGCGGGTCTGTCGCGTCGGCGTCGACGGGACCGATTACGAGGTCATCGAAGGGAGCCACGGTGGCGTTCCGGACGGGGACGACCGGCTGATCCTCGGACACGAGGCCGTCGGCGTCGTCGAAGACGCGAACGGAACCGACCTCGAGGAGGGCCAGTGCGTCGTCCCGACGGTTCGCCGACCGCCCGCGGGCGTCGAGACGAACGACTACTTCGAGGCCGGCGAGCCGGACATGGCCCCCGACGGCGAGTACGTCGAACGCGGCATCGTCGGCGCACACGGATTCATGGCGGAGTACGTCACGAGTCCGGCCGATTGTCTCGTTCCGATTTCCGCCGAACTGGCTCCGTGGGGCTTTCTGGTGGAGCCGATCAGCATTACCGAAAAGGCGATCGAACACGCTCGCGCGACGCGCTCGGCGTTCGACTGGCGGCCCGAATCCGCGCTCGTCCTCGGCACCGGCTCGCTGGGGCTGTTGACCGCCGCGATGTTCGCGGAGACGCTCGACTACGAGCGAGTCTACTGTCTCGGCCGGAATGATCGGCCACACCCGACGATCGACATCGTGGAGCGACTCGGCGCGACCTACATCGACTCCCGCGAGACGCCGGTCTCCGAGATCGCTGGCGCGTACGAGCCGATGGACATCGTCTACGAAGCGACCGGCTACGCGAAACACGCCTTCGAATCGATCGACGCGCTCGCCCCCAACGGCGTCGCCGCCCTACTCGGCGTTCCCAGCGACTGGTCGTTCGAGGTCGACGGCGGCCGACTCCACCGCGAACTCGTGTTGCACAACAAAGCGCTGGTCGGCAGCGTCAACTCCAACCGCCGTCACTTCGAGCGGGCAATCGAGACGCTCTCGGGCCTTCCCGACTGGGTACTCGAGTCGATTGTCACCGGTGTCTACGGCCTCGAAGCCGTCGATCTGGCGTTCCCGGCAGCGACCGCGCGCGTCCCGGCAGCTGGACACGCATCGACGGTGGGGGAGGATGACGACACGACTATAAAAACGGCGGTCGAATTCGCATCTATATGA